In the Puntigrus tetrazona isolate hp1 chromosome 9, ASM1883169v1, whole genome shotgun sequence genome, one interval contains:
- the fdx1 gene encoding adrenodoxin: MSACALRVFLQRAAARREAFSLTRAFPQSVTGSYTHSRRINTLTNALRAEEKVTVHFLNRDGKRITVKALTGESLLDVVVNNDLDIDGFGACEGTLACSTCHLIFEEAVYKKLGAVSDEEMDMLDLAYGLTDTSRLGCQVCLRKDLDGMILRVPDVISDARVESEKESSTAPPKV; the protein is encoded by the exons ATGTCTGCATGTGCACTGCGGGTGTTTCTCCAGCGAGCGGCTGCGAGGCGTGAAGCGTTCAGTCTAACGAGAGCGTTCCCTCAAAGCGTGACCGGGAGCTACACACACAGCAGACGAATAAACACCTTAACGAACGCGCTACG GGCTGAGGAGAAGGTGACGGTTCACTTTCTGAATCGAGATGGAAAAAGGATTACGGTGAAAGCTTTAACTGGAGAATCACTACTCGATGTTGTTGTTAACAATGATCTAGATATTGATGGATTTG GTGCATGTGAGGGAACTTTAGCCTGCTCTACGTGCCACCTTATTTTCGAGGAGGCCGTTTATAAGAAGCTTGGAGCCGTTTCTGACGAGGAAATGGACATGCTGGACTTGGCTTATGGGCTTACAGACAC ATCTCGCCTGGGCTGTCAGGTGTGTTTGAGGAAGGATCTGGACGGCATGATTCTGCGCGTGCCAGACGTGATCTCTGATGCTCGAGTTGAGAGTGAAAAAGAGTCCTCCACGGCCCCACCCAAAGtataa
- the dnajc3a gene encoding dnaJ homolog subfamily C member 3a: protein MVSISQVVHKLLNYVPFLLVLIDLRYEGVNGGKDGGVENHLEMGKKLLAAGQLADALSHFHAAVDGDPKNYMAYYRRATVYLAMGKSKSALPDLSKVIELKPDFTSARLQRGNILLKHGKLDEAESDFKKVLKSNPSSREEQEAQSQLKKSDEIQRLVGQAQSDFTRKDYESAVSHLDIIIDTCVWDADSREMRAECFIQLGEMGKAISDLKAASKLKSDNTQAFYKLSTIYYNLGDHEMSLNEVRECLKLDPDHKQCFSHYKQVKKLNKQIQAAEELIQQQMYSDAVSKYESVMKTEPNVPQFILNAKERTCHCLSKDQQTAKAISVCSEVLKSDPQNVNALKDRAEAYLQDDQYEEAIKDFESAKEHSENDRQIKEGLERAQRLLKQSQKRDYYKILGVKRTAQKKEILKAYRKLAQQWHPDNFQNEEEKKKAEKKFIDIAQAKEVLTDPEMRSKFDQGEDPMDPESQQGGGHHHHHFHGGWENFQGFNPFGSGPFNFKFNFN from the exons ATGGTTTCCATAAGCCAAGTGGTGCACAAACTGCTAAACTACGTTCCTTTTTTGCTAGTTCTGATCGATCTTCGATACGAAG GAGTTAATGGTGGGAAGGATGGTGGTGTTGAGAATCATCTGGAGATGGGGAAGAAGCTTCTGGCCGCAGGACAGCTGGCAGATGCTCTCTCTCACTTCCATGCTGCTGTTG atGGCGACCCTAAAAACTACATGGCATACTATAGGAGAGCAACTGTGTACCTTGCGATGGGAAAGTCAAAATCTGCATTACCAGATCTCAGCAAAGTCATCGAACTTAAACCGGACTTCACTTCG GCGAGGCTTCAGAGAGGAAACATACTGCTGAAACACGGCAAACTTGATGAAGCAGAAAGCGATTTCAAAAAAGTG ctTAAATCAAACCCAAGCAGCAGAGAAGAGCAGGAGGCACAGAGCCAGCTGAAGAAATCTGATGAAATTCAGAGACTGGTGGGCCAGGCACAGAGCGATTTCACCCGCAAAGACTACGAGTCTGCTGTATCGCATCTCGACATTATCATTGAC ACGTGTGTTTGGGATGCGGACTCCAGAGAGATGCGTGCAGAGTGTTTCATTCAGTTGGGTGAAATGGGCAAAGCCATCAGTGACCTCAAGGCTGCGTCAAAACTAAAAAGTGACAACACTCAGGCTTTCTACAAGCTCAGCACCATCTATTACAACCTGGGAGACCATGAGATGTCTCTCAA TGAGGTAAGAGAGTGTCTGAAACTGGACCCGGATCATAAGCAGTGCTTCAGCCACTACAAGCAAGTTAAAAAGCTCAACAAACAGATACAGGCTGCTGAGGAACTGATCCAACAGCAAAT GTACAGCGATGCAGTTAGCAAATATGAGTCTGTCATGAAGACCGAACCAAATGTTCCTCAATTTATACTTAACGCCAAAGAACGCACATGCCACTGTTTGTCAAAG GACCAACAAACTGCCAAAGCCATCTCGGTGTGCAGTGAAGTTCTGAAATCAGACCCTCAGAATGTGAACGCTTTAAAAGACAGAGCAGAGGCCTACCTCCAGGATGACCAATATGAAGAAG cCATCAAGGACTTTGAGAGCGCTAAAGAACATAGTGAAAATGACCGGCAGATCAAGGAGGGTCTGGAAAGAGCACAGCGGCTCCTCAAACAGTCGCAGAAGAGAGATTACTACAAGATCCTAGGTGTAAAAAG AACTGCCCAAAAGAAAGAGATCCTGAAAGCATACAGAAAGCTGGCGCAGCAGTGGCATCCAGACAATTTccagaatgaagaagaaaagaaaaaggcagaGAAGAAGTTCATAGACATCGCTCAAGCCAAAGAAGTTCTTACCGATCCAG AGATGAGAAGTAAGTTTGATCAGGGTGAGGACCCCATGGATCCAGAGAGTCAACAGGGAGGGGGGCATCACCACCACCACTTCCACGGTGGCTGGGAAAACTTCCAGGGTTTCAATCCTTTCGGTTCTGGaccttttaatttcaaattcaatttcaaCTAA